The Streptomyces sp. NBC_01463 DNA window ACGTCCGGCTCGTCTACCGGTTCGTCCGCGACACGGTCTGGGTGGCCGCCTCCTGGTACCGGCCCGGCGGCACCCACGACGCCGAGGAGATTGCCCGCCAGTACCTGTCCATGGTCCTGGCCGGCATCACCATCCGCACCTGACACCCGATCACCAGCCCCTTACCAAGGAGAAGTCATGGCCGAGGCCTACATCGTCGAAGCGGTCCGCACTCCGGTCGGCCGGCGCAAGGGCGGGCTGTCCGCCGTCCATCCCGCCGACCTCGGGGCCCATGTCATCAAGGCGCTCGTCGAGCGCACCGGGGTCGACCCGGCCGCCGTGGAGGACGTCGTCTTCGGCTGCCTCGACACCGTCGGCCCGCAGGCCGGCGACATCGCCCGCACCGCCTGGCTCGCCGCCGGCCTTCCCGAGGAGGTGCCCGGCACCACCGTCGACCGGCAGTGCGGCTCCTCCCAGCAGGCCGTCCACTTCGCCGCCCAGGGCGTGCTGTCCGGCACCCAGGACCTGGTCGTCGCGGGCGGCACCCAGAACATGTCGATGATCCCGATCGCCTTCGCCAGCCGCCAGGCGGCCGAACCCCTCGGGCTGACCGAAGGCCCCTACGCGGGCTCCGCGGGCTGGCGCGCCCGCTACGGCGACGCACCCGTCAACCAGTTCCACGGCGCCGAACTCATCGCGGAGAAGTGGGGCATCTCCCGTGAGGACATGGAGCACTTCGCGCTCCGCTCCCACCGCCGGGCCCTGCACGCCATCGACGAGGGCCGCTTCGCCCGGGAGACCGTCGCGTACGGCGAGGTGACGGTGGACGAGGGGCCGCGCCGGGACACCTCGCTGGAGAAGATGGCCGGCCTCAAGCCGGTGGTCGAGGGCGGCCGGCTGACCGCCGGGGTCTCCTCGCAGGTCTCCGACGGCGCCTCCGCGCTGCTCATCGCCTCCGAGCGGGCCGTCGCCGAGCACGGTCTGACCCCGCGGGCCCGCATCCACCACCTCTCGGTGCGCGGCGAGGACCCGATCCGGATGCTGTCCGCGCCCATTCCGGCGACGGCGTACGCGCTGAAGAAGTCCGGGATGTCCCTCGACGACATCGATCTGGTCGAGATCAACGAGGCCTTCGCCCCGGTCGTCCTGGCCTGGCTGAAGGAGACCGGCGCCGACCCGGACAAGGTGAACGTCAACGGCGGCGCCATCGCGCTGGGCCACCCGCTCGGCGCCACCGGTGCCAAGCTGATGACGACCCTGCTGCACGAACTGGAGCGCACCGGCGGCCGCTACGGACTGCAGACCATGTGCGAGGGCGGCGGCCAGGCCAATGTGACCATCATCGAGCGCCTCTGAGGGACGGGTTCGCAGACCCGACTCCCGACTCCCGGTGGCCCGGCGGGCAGCGCGGGCCGGCGACAGGAGCCCTATTCCAGACATCTGACGTCCGATGTTCGATAGAGTCCCTCTTGCCGGGCAGCTCCGCACCACCGCCCGGGACCCGTCACCGGCAGGGGAGACCCGACACCATGAACACAGCACGGCCCGCCGCTCTGGTGGGCGCGTATGCGGCACTGCCCGCCCTGCGCGCCGATCAGGAACGCTTCTACGAGGGGCTCGCGGTCCGGCGGATCGCCGACGGCCTGGAGATCCCCTTCCGGGACGGCCTCGGTGCGGACGTCCGGTGGCTGGCCGCACAGCTGCGCGGCCGTTTCACCCGTTCGGTGATCACGCTGATTCCCGGCACGATGATGCGCGTGGGAGCCACTGCCGGGTTCGGTCTGGCCTCCGCGGACCATGACGGCCGGCAGGCTGCGCTCGCCTTCCTCCGCGAGGCCCGCGTCGCCGCCGAACAGGTCAACCAGCTCACCGGCGAGCAGTCGGTCTCCGCCCTGCACATCCACACCGCGCCCTCGACGACCGCCGTGGCCGAGATGTTCGCCCGGTCCCTCGACGAGATCGCGGCGAGCGCGTCCGCCACCGGCGGCTGGTCCACCCGGCTCGTCCTGGAGCACTGCGACGCGTACGCGCCGAACGTCCCCGGGGAGAAGCGCTTCCTGCCGCTGGAGGACGAGATCGTCCTCGCCCGCGAAAGCGGCATCGGTATCGCCGTCAACTGGGGCCGGTCGGCGATCGAGGCGCAGGACCCGGCCCGGCCGCTCGCCCAGATCGGCCGGCTCGCCTCCGACGGCCTGCTGGAGGGCGTCATGTTCTCCGGCGCCGGTCCCACCGCCAACCGGTACGGGGGGCCGTGGGCGGACGCGCACCTGCCCCTCACCGAGGACGAGCCCGCCTCCCTCATGGACGCCGACGAGGTGCGCCGTTGCCTCCGCGCGGCCGGGGGCGCGTTGTCCTACGCGGGGGCGAAGAT harbors:
- a CDS encoding acetyl-CoA C-acetyltransferase, whose translation is MAEAYIVEAVRTPVGRRKGGLSAVHPADLGAHVIKALVERTGVDPAAVEDVVFGCLDTVGPQAGDIARTAWLAAGLPEEVPGTTVDRQCGSSQQAVHFAAQGVLSGTQDLVVAGGTQNMSMIPIAFASRQAAEPLGLTEGPYAGSAGWRARYGDAPVNQFHGAELIAEKWGISREDMEHFALRSHRRALHAIDEGRFARETVAYGEVTVDEGPRRDTSLEKMAGLKPVVEGGRLTAGVSSQVSDGASALLIASERAVAEHGLTPRARIHHLSVRGEDPIRMLSAPIPATAYALKKSGMSLDDIDLVEINEAFAPVVLAWLKETGADPDKVNVNGGAIALGHPLGATGAKLMTTLLHELERTGGRYGLQTMCEGGGQANVTIIERL
- a CDS encoding DUF4862 family protein — encoded protein: MNTARPAALVGAYAALPALRADQERFYEGLAVRRIADGLEIPFRDGLGADVRWLAAQLRGRFTRSVITLIPGTMMRVGATAGFGLASADHDGRQAALAFLREARVAAEQVNQLTGEQSVSALHIHTAPSTTAVAEMFARSLDEIAASASATGGWSTRLVLEHCDAYAPNVPGEKRFLPLEDEIVLARESGIGIAVNWGRSAIEAQDPARPLAQIGRLASDGLLEGVMFSGAGPTANRYGGPWADAHLPLTEDEPASLMDADEVRRCLRAAGGALSYAGAKIQVPGDAGVDERLAMVGRVMRLVTGSGVDARR